A genomic window from Pelomicrobium methylotrophicum includes:
- a CDS encoding 50S ribosomal protein L25/general stress protein Ctc translates to MKIEVSAKTRNVQGTGASRRLRRSGWVPGILYGGKEPALPIQVEHLALMNNLKHEAFHSSILTMDLEGRKEQVLLRDVQMHPFKKQVLHVDFQRVAQDQKIHIKVPLHFVNGENAPGVKLSGGIISHVMTEVDVMCLPKDLPEYIEVDLSHMNVGHSLHLADIKLPPGVEAVALHKGDNPVVATILVPRGAAEEEAVEGAPAAAEVPLVGGEKKEEKGS, encoded by the coding sequence ATGAAAATCGAAGTGAGCGCGAAAACGCGCAACGTGCAGGGTACGGGTGCGAGCCGCCGCCTGCGCCGTTCCGGCTGGGTGCCGGGGATCCTCTACGGGGGTAAGGAGCCTGCCCTGCCGATTCAGGTGGAGCACCTGGCGTTGATGAACAACCTGAAGCACGAGGCCTTCCATTCGTCGATTCTGACCATGGACCTGGAAGGCAGGAAAGAGCAGGTGTTGTTGCGGGACGTGCAGATGCACCCCTTCAAAAAGCAGGTGCTGCACGTGGACTTCCAGCGCGTGGCGCAGGACCAGAAGATCCACATCAAGGTGCCGCTGCACTTCGTGAACGGCGAGAATGCCCCGGGTGTCAAGCTTTCGGGCGGCATCATCAGCCACGTCATGACGGAGGTCGACGTCATGTGCCTGCCGAAGGACCTGCCCGAGTACATCGAAGTGGACTTAAGCCACATGAACGTGGGCCATTCGCTGCACTTGGCGGACATCAAGCTGCCCCCAGGGGTCGAGGCAGTAGCGCTGCACAAGGGGGACAACCCGGTGGTGGCCACCATCCTGGTTCCCCGGGGCGCTGCTGAGGAAGAAGCTGTCGAGGGAGCCCCGGCCGCGGCGGAGGTGCCGCTGGTGGGCGGAGAAAAGAAAGAGGAGAAGGGGTCCTGA